The DNA window CGAAATCGCCCCCGGAAATACTCATCCCGCAGAATATCGAAAACCTCTATACCACCGGGAATTATTACTGGGGAAAAAAGAAATACCACATGGCAGGATACGCATTCGCCCGTTACCTCGAGTACGGGGCGGTGGGCCGGCGGGCCGAAAGGGCGAAAGGCCTGCTCGCCAAGATCCGTTCCTCGAAAACGGGAATGTTTCCCCTGGAGCCTAAAAAGAGCGATCACCTCCGTTCCTACATGACCAATCAGCCCATATTCATGGAGGGAGAGCACGGCGAGGAGCTGTACGTGATCCAGTCGGGAAGCGTCCGGATCACAAAGGTGCATAACGGCCAGGAAATCCTGCTGAACGTCCTTCCCTTGGGGGAGATATTCGGGGAAATGGCACTCATCGAGAATAAGACCAGGAATTCCAACGCCGTCGCCGCCGATGACGTCAAGCTGCTGGCGATAAACCGGGACAACTTCGAATACATAGTTCAAAATTATCCCGCCATGGTGATCCGGATATTCGAAATCCTTGCCGAAAGGCTCTGGCTGGTGTACTACCAGATCGCCAACCTCTTCCTTACCGATCCCGAGATCAAGATATACGACGCCCTGCACATCCAGATATTAAAGCACCGCATTCAGGTATCGAAGAATGTTCCGTGTACCCTGCACTTTACGGTTAAGGACATTTTGAAATTTACCGGGATGGACGACGAAGAAGGGGAAGCGGCGATCGCGTCGATACTGGAAAACAATT is part of the Spirochaetota bacterium genome and encodes:
- a CDS encoding cyclic nucleotide-binding domain-containing protein, which produces MHQGKAVFESVTFKKGSYIVLEGQAELDRFYILKTGSAERCISRFFLNNSAIRECRMLEPGDLFGVISFLSKRPRMESVLALNDTVVYVVQKDIFGKFIQDHTDLALKIIRYFSKQLRHYDSIAASLSSKSPPEILIPQNIENLYTTGNYYWGKKKYHMAGYAFARYLEYGAVGRRAERAKGLLAKIRSSKTGMFPLEPKKSDHLRSYMTNQPIFMEGEHGEELYVIQSGSVRITKVHNGQEILLNVLPLGEIFGEMALIENKTRNSNAVAADDVKLLAINRDNFEYIVQNYPAMVIRIFEILAERLWLVYYQIANLFLTDPEIKIYDALHIQILKHRIQVSKNVPCTLHFTVKDILKFTGMDDEEGEAAIASILENNSNIYINPDGKICCMDVSDIIQRLNVIKRDSEVEKNILSSEYSTLLHKDAK